A window of the Lagopus muta isolate bLagMut1 chromosome 1, bLagMut1 primary, whole genome shotgun sequence genome harbors these coding sequences:
- the THAP12 gene encoding 52 kDa repressor of the inhibitor of the protein kinase isoform X1: MPNFCAAPNCTRKSTQSDLAFFRFPRDPVRCQRWVENCRRADLEDKTPDQLNKHYRLCAKHFETSMICRSSPYRTVLRDNAVPTIFDLTSHLNNPHSRHRKRIKELSEDEIRTLKQQKINEAFEREQATQELNESSAQNAVSEEGGEQQEEKSVPLTLEERENKDYLKSLFEILILMGKQNIPLDSHNADELPEGIFTSDNFQALLEYRINAGDEVLRKRFEMTAVNLEYCSKTQQKQMLEICESCIREETLREVRDSHFFSIVTDEVVDIAGEEHLPVLVRFVDDSHNLREEFIGFLPYEADPEILAVKFHTTITEKWGLNMEYCRGQAYIVSSGFASKMKVVATRLLEKYPQAVYTLCSSCALNVWLAKSVPVVGVSTALGTIEEVRCLFSRCPQLLVELDNTISALFQNNEEKGNELKEICRSQWTGRHDTFEVLVDLMQALVLCLDAVSNDSTVRWNNFIAGRAFVLSSALTDFDFIVTIVILKNVLSFTRAFGKNLQGQTSDVFFAASSLTAVLHSLNEVMENIEVYHEFWFEEATNLAAKLDVQIKLPGKFRRSQQGNLDAELTSENYYKEILSVPTVEHIIQELKDIFSEQHLKALKCLSLVPSVMGQLKFNTSEEHHADMYKNDLPNPDTLSAELHCWRIKWKHRGKDIELPATIYEALHLPDIKYFPNVYALLKVLCILPVMKVENEKYEIGRKRLKAYLKNTVTEQRSSNLALLNINIDIKHDLDLMVDTYIKLYPGKVEFQADFLPSNNSEVTESA, encoded by the exons ATGCCGAACTTCTGCGCGGCCCCCAACTGCACCCGCAAGAGCACGCAGTCTGACCTGGCCTTCTTCCGCTTTCCCCGGGACCCGGTCAG GTGTCAAAGATGGGTAGAGAACTGTCGAAGGGCAGATTTAGAAGATAAAACTCCAGATCAACTCAACAAGCACTACAGACTGTGCGCTAAGCATTTTGAGACCTCGATGATATGTAGAAGT AGCCCTTACAGAACAGTTTTAAGAGATAATGCTGTGCCAACTATATTTGATCTTACAAGTCATCTGAACAATCCCCACAGCAGACATAGAAAACGGATAAAAGAGCTG agtgaAGATGAAATAAGAACACTGAAGCAGCAAAAGA ttAATGAAGCTTTTGAACGAGAACAGGCAACTCAAGAACTGAATGAAAGCAGTGCACAAAACGCTGTCTCAGAGGAAGGTGGGGAGCAGCAAGAGGAGAAATCTGTTCCTTTAACTctagaagaaagggaaaacaaggaTTACCTTAAGTCATTGTTTGAAATTCTGATCCTCATGGGTAAACAAAATATTCCCTTGGATAGCCATAATGCGGATGAGCTTCCAGAAGGTATTTTTACTTCAGATAACTTTCAGGCTCTGCTGGAATATAGAATCAATGCTGGAGATGAAGTTCTGAGGAAACGATTTGAGATGACTGCGGTCAATCTTGAGTATTGTtctaaaacacagcagaaacaaatgcttGAGATCTGTGAGAGCTGCATTAGAGAAGAAACATTGAGGGAAGTAAGAGACTCGCACTTCTTTTCTATTGTCACTGATGAGGTAGTAGACATAGCAGGAGAGGAACATTTGCCAGTCTTGGTGAGATTTGTTGATGATTCTCATAATCTGAGAGAAGAATTCATAGGATTTTTACCTTATGAGGCTGACCCTGAAATATTAGCTGTTAAGTTCCATACGACTATTACTGAAAAATGGGGTCTGAACATGGAATACTGTCGGGGTCAAGCCTACATCGTCTCCAGTGGATTTGCTTCTAAAATGAAAGTTGTGGCTACAAGACTCTTGGAGAAGTATCCACAAGCTGTGTATACTCTGTGTTCCTCTTGTGCCTTAAATGTATGGTTGGCAAAGTCGGTTCCTGTTGTTGGTGTTTCCACGGCCCTAGGAACAATCGAAGAAGTTCGCTGTCTTTTTAGTCGATGTCCACAGTTACTGGTGGAACTGGACAATacaatttctgctctttttcagaACAACGAGGAGAAAGGTAATGAGCTGAAGGAGATCTGCCGTTCTCAGTGGACAGGCAGGCATGATACTTTTGAGGTTTTGGTGGATCTCATGCAAGCTTTGGTGCTGTGTTTGGACGCAGTAAGCAATGATTCCACTGTCAGGTGGAACAACTTCATTGCTGGTCGAGCATTTGTACTTTCAAGTGCATTAACAGATTTTGACTTCATTGTCACTATTGTAATTCTGAAAAACGTTCTGTCTTTTACGAGAGCATTTGGAaaaaacctccagggacaaaCATCAGATGTATTCTTTGCAGCTAGCAGCTTAACGGCGGTGTTGCATTCTCTGAACGAAGTGATGGAGAATATTGAAGTTTATCATGAATTTTGGTTTGAGGAAGCAACAAACTTGGCTGCAAAACTGGATGTACAAATTAAACTCCCTGGAAAATTCCGCAGGTCTCAACAGGGTAACTTGGACGCTGAGTTAACGTCGGAAAATTACTACAAGGAAATTCTTAGTGTCCCTACAGTGGAACATATAATTCAAGAATTAAAAGATATATTCTCAGAACAGCATTTAAAAGCTCTGAAGTGTTTATCTTTAGTGCCCTCAGTCATGGGTCAGCTCAAATTCAATACGTCTGAGGAGCATCATGCTGACATGTACAAAAATGACTTACCTAATCCGGACACGCTTTCTGCTGAGCTTCATTGTTGGAGAATCAAGTGGAAGCACAGAGGAAAGGATATTGAACTTCCAGCTACTATTTATGAAGCACTTCACTTGCCAGACATAAAGTATTTCCCTAATGTATATGCATTGCTTAAAGTCTTGTGCATTCTTCCAGTGATGAAAGTGGAGAATGAAAAATACGAAATAGGACGAAAGCGCTTAAAGGCATACCTGAAAAACACCGTGACAGAGCAAAGGTCAAGCAACCTAGCTTTGCTGAACATAAACATTGATATAAAACATGACTTAGACTTAATGGTGGACACCTACATTAAACTCTATCCAGGTAAAGTGGAATTTCAAGCAGACTTTCTTCCCTCGAACAACTCTGAAGTAACAGAGAGcgcttaa
- the THAP12 gene encoding 52 kDa repressor of the inhibitor of the protein kinase isoform X2, whose amino-acid sequence MCCDSNKLPEEPPSLRPSSMFLSEDEIRTLKQQKINEAFEREQATQELNESSAQNAVSEEGGEQQEEKSVPLTLEERENKDYLKSLFEILILMGKQNIPLDSHNADELPEGIFTSDNFQALLEYRINAGDEVLRKRFEMTAVNLEYCSKTQQKQMLEICESCIREETLREVRDSHFFSIVTDEVVDIAGEEHLPVLVRFVDDSHNLREEFIGFLPYEADPEILAVKFHTTITEKWGLNMEYCRGQAYIVSSGFASKMKVVATRLLEKYPQAVYTLCSSCALNVWLAKSVPVVGVSTALGTIEEVRCLFSRCPQLLVELDNTISALFQNNEEKGNELKEICRSQWTGRHDTFEVLVDLMQALVLCLDAVSNDSTVRWNNFIAGRAFVLSSALTDFDFIVTIVILKNVLSFTRAFGKNLQGQTSDVFFAASSLTAVLHSLNEVMENIEVYHEFWFEEATNLAAKLDVQIKLPGKFRRSQQGNLDAELTSENYYKEILSVPTVEHIIQELKDIFSEQHLKALKCLSLVPSVMGQLKFNTSEEHHADMYKNDLPNPDTLSAELHCWRIKWKHRGKDIELPATIYEALHLPDIKYFPNVYALLKVLCILPVMKVENEKYEIGRKRLKAYLKNTVTEQRSSNLALLNINIDIKHDLDLMVDTYIKLYPGKVEFQADFLPSNNSEVTESA is encoded by the exons ATGTGTTGTGACAGCAATAAACTACCTGAAGAACCTCCTTCTCTTAGACCTTCTAGCATGTTTTTG agtgaAGATGAAATAAGAACACTGAAGCAGCAAAAGA ttAATGAAGCTTTTGAACGAGAACAGGCAACTCAAGAACTGAATGAAAGCAGTGCACAAAACGCTGTCTCAGAGGAAGGTGGGGAGCAGCAAGAGGAGAAATCTGTTCCTTTAACTctagaagaaagggaaaacaaggaTTACCTTAAGTCATTGTTTGAAATTCTGATCCTCATGGGTAAACAAAATATTCCCTTGGATAGCCATAATGCGGATGAGCTTCCAGAAGGTATTTTTACTTCAGATAACTTTCAGGCTCTGCTGGAATATAGAATCAATGCTGGAGATGAAGTTCTGAGGAAACGATTTGAGATGACTGCGGTCAATCTTGAGTATTGTtctaaaacacagcagaaacaaatgcttGAGATCTGTGAGAGCTGCATTAGAGAAGAAACATTGAGGGAAGTAAGAGACTCGCACTTCTTTTCTATTGTCACTGATGAGGTAGTAGACATAGCAGGAGAGGAACATTTGCCAGTCTTGGTGAGATTTGTTGATGATTCTCATAATCTGAGAGAAGAATTCATAGGATTTTTACCTTATGAGGCTGACCCTGAAATATTAGCTGTTAAGTTCCATACGACTATTACTGAAAAATGGGGTCTGAACATGGAATACTGTCGGGGTCAAGCCTACATCGTCTCCAGTGGATTTGCTTCTAAAATGAAAGTTGTGGCTACAAGACTCTTGGAGAAGTATCCACAAGCTGTGTATACTCTGTGTTCCTCTTGTGCCTTAAATGTATGGTTGGCAAAGTCGGTTCCTGTTGTTGGTGTTTCCACGGCCCTAGGAACAATCGAAGAAGTTCGCTGTCTTTTTAGTCGATGTCCACAGTTACTGGTGGAACTGGACAATacaatttctgctctttttcagaACAACGAGGAGAAAGGTAATGAGCTGAAGGAGATCTGCCGTTCTCAGTGGACAGGCAGGCATGATACTTTTGAGGTTTTGGTGGATCTCATGCAAGCTTTGGTGCTGTGTTTGGACGCAGTAAGCAATGATTCCACTGTCAGGTGGAACAACTTCATTGCTGGTCGAGCATTTGTACTTTCAAGTGCATTAACAGATTTTGACTTCATTGTCACTATTGTAATTCTGAAAAACGTTCTGTCTTTTACGAGAGCATTTGGAaaaaacctccagggacaaaCATCAGATGTATTCTTTGCAGCTAGCAGCTTAACGGCGGTGTTGCATTCTCTGAACGAAGTGATGGAGAATATTGAAGTTTATCATGAATTTTGGTTTGAGGAAGCAACAAACTTGGCTGCAAAACTGGATGTACAAATTAAACTCCCTGGAAAATTCCGCAGGTCTCAACAGGGTAACTTGGACGCTGAGTTAACGTCGGAAAATTACTACAAGGAAATTCTTAGTGTCCCTACAGTGGAACATATAATTCAAGAATTAAAAGATATATTCTCAGAACAGCATTTAAAAGCTCTGAAGTGTTTATCTTTAGTGCCCTCAGTCATGGGTCAGCTCAAATTCAATACGTCTGAGGAGCATCATGCTGACATGTACAAAAATGACTTACCTAATCCGGACACGCTTTCTGCTGAGCTTCATTGTTGGAGAATCAAGTGGAAGCACAGAGGAAAGGATATTGAACTTCCAGCTACTATTTATGAAGCACTTCACTTGCCAGACATAAAGTATTTCCCTAATGTATATGCATTGCTTAAAGTCTTGTGCATTCTTCCAGTGATGAAAGTGGAGAATGAAAAATACGAAATAGGACGAAAGCGCTTAAAGGCATACCTGAAAAACACCGTGACAGAGCAAAGGTCAAGCAACCTAGCTTTGCTGAACATAAACATTGATATAAAACATGACTTAGACTTAATGGTGGACACCTACATTAAACTCTATCCAGGTAAAGTGGAATTTCAAGCAGACTTTCTTCCCTCGAACAACTCTGAAGTAACAGAGAGcgcttaa